A section of the Citrus sinensis cultivar Valencia sweet orange chromosome 8, DVS_A1.0, whole genome shotgun sequence genome encodes:
- the LOC102623002 gene encoding E3 ubiquitin-protein ligase RSL1: MATTRADADAGDDLYSVLALQRVELTAADSVESDLDFAFRLQLQEAISASLAHVPSSSSTSSLPPSTSSAPPPLPHDAASPTLASLQSEELMKLDRELADSRQAKLEMQKAREDLQRAIHDHNFAKELAEIPDDEWEESGDNIEKPLCARDNGDYFFKVYSKGLVIEELVNGERVSLSAIGVAICDQMDNLIFELKKPLIKSGLNKSAAETKALIEGLNAALSMELDRVRVFIDCFPLFQFVTGRWPAKQRKISVLVDQVSLLEKRFSYFKPRHVARNDMKYVYELARAAINSQMTVPAEISRGKTINETCVICLEDTDVGHMFSIDGCLHRYCFLCMKKHIEEKLRQGMEPTCPHEGCKSKLKVESCRMFLTLKLFEIWNQRIKEALIPVTEKVYCPYPKCSALMSKSEIERDASSSSFVGRRLGARKCTKCHRRFCIDCKVPWHNNMTCIYYKRLNPNPPTEDVKLKSLASSNLWRQCVKCNHLIELAEGCFHMTCRCGHEFCYNCGAEWKNKKATCSCPLWDEDNILDDDSDSSFEEEEEEDDDDDVIDEYESEFESEEEFI, translated from the exons ATGGCCACCACCAGGGCTGACGCTGACGCCGGGGACGACCTCTACTCCGTACTCGCTTTGCAGCGCGTCGAGCTCACTGCCGCCGATTCCGTAGAATCCGACCTCGATTTTGCCTTCCGGCTCCAACTCCAAGAAGCAATCTCCGCTTCCCTCGCTCATGTcccctcctcctcctccacGTCGTCATTACCGCCCTCCACGTCGTCGGCACCACCACCACTGCCACACGACGCCGCTTCTCCCACCTTGGCCTCCCTCCAATCCGAAGAACTCATGAAATTGGACCGCGAACTCGCCGATAGCAGACAGGCGAAACTGGAGATGCAAAAGGCGAGGGAGGATCTGCAGCGTGCGATCCACGATCACAATTTCGCTAAGGAGCTGGCAGAAATTCCCGACGACGAGTGGGAGGAGTCCGGCGACAACATCGAGAAGCCGCTCTGCGCGAGAGATAATGGTGATTACTTCTTCAAGGTTTATTCCAAAGGACTGGTGATCGAAGAGTTGGTCAACGGGGAGAGAGTTTCGTTGTCTGCAATTGGAGTGGCGATATGTGATCAAATGGATAATTTGATATTCGAGTTGAAAAAGCCGTTGATTAAGAGTGGATTGAACAAGAGCGCTGCTGAGACTAAGGCCTTGATCGAAGGACTTAATGCTGCGCTTTCCATGGAGCTTGATCGTGTTAGGGTTTTTATTGATTGCTTTCCCCTGTTCCAATTT GTTACTGGGAGATGGCCAGCAAAGCAACGCAAGATTTCTGTGCTGGTAGATCAGGTGTCCCTTCTTGAAAAAAGATTTAGCTATTTCAAACCCAGACATGTGGCTCGTAATGACATGAAATACGTCTATGAGCTTGCAAGAGCTGCTATTAATTCTCAAATGACAGTGCCTGCAGAAATTAGCCGTGGCAAAACCATTAATGAGACATGTGTTATCTGTTTAGAAGATACTGATGTTGGTCATATGTTTTCTATTGATGGATGCCTGCACCGGTACTGCTTTTTGTGCATGAAAAAGCACATAGAAGAGAAGTTGCGTCAAGGGATGGAGCCAACGTGCCCTCATGAAGGCTGTAAGTCTAAACTTAAAGTTGAAAGCTGTAGAATGTTCTTGACGCTTAAATTGTTTGAAATATGGAATCAACGCATAAAAGAAGCATTGATTCCTGTTACCGAGAAAGTTTATTGTCCATATCCCAAGTGCTCAGcattaatgtcaaaaagtgagATTGAACGTGATGCTTCAAGTTCATCTTTTGTTGGAAGACGATTGGGAGCTCGTAAATGCACAAAATGTCATCGGCGTTTCTGTATTGATTGCAAGGTTCCTTGGCATAATAACATGACAtgtatttattacaaaagattGAATCCTAATCCCCCAACAGAGGATGTGAAGCTAAAGTCTTTGGCATCTAGTAATCTGTGGCGCCAGTGTGTGAAGTGCAACCATTTGATAGAACTTGCTGAAGGCTGCTTCCACATGACTTGCAG ATGTGGGCATGAGTTCTGCTATAATTGTGGAGCTGAATGGAAGAACAAAAAGGCGACTTGTTCCTGTCCGCTTTGGGATGAGGATAATATCTTGGATGATGATAGTGATTCCtcttttgaagaagaagaagaagaagatgatgatgatgatgtgatAGATGAGTACGAGTCAGAGTTTGAGTCCGAGGAGGAGTTCATTTGA